TGCCATCATCTGTGACTGCATATCGGTAGGAAAACCTGGATAAGGCAACGTTTTAACATCAACGGCTTTTAACGGCTTATCTGCAATGACACGAATTCCGTTCTCATCAGGTTGAATGGTTACACCCATTTCTTCCATCTTGGAAATAACCGGACCCAAATGATCGGATATTGCGCCTTCTACATATACGTTCCCGCCTGTGATCGCAGCAGCAACCATATAAGTACCTGCTTCTACCCGGTCGGGAATGACGGTATGTTTTACACCATGCAGCTTCTCAACGCCTTCAATACGAATAACGCCCGTGCCCGCACCGCGTACTTTGGCACCCATTCCATTCAGGAAATTTGCGAGATCAACAATCTCAGGTTCCTTAGCAGCATTCTCGATGGTAGTTACGCCCTCAGCAAGAGTAGCGGCCATCATAATATTCTCGGTTGCCCCTACGCTGGCTACATCCAAATAAACTTTAGCTCCACGCAGACGCCCGTTACTTTTAGCTTCAATAAAACCTTGGCCCAGGCTAATTTCCGCGCCCAATGCCTCAAAACCCTTCAAATGCTGATCAATGGGTCGCGTTCCGATTGCGCATCCGCCTGGAAGCGAGATTCTTGTGCGTCCCAAACGTGTAAGCAGCGGTCCCATAACCAAGAATGAAGCGCGCATTTTCCTAACCCACTCGTAAGGGGCTTCACAGGAAATTATCTTCCGCGCGTCAACACGAATGACCTCATCTTGGTATGTAACGCCTGCTCCTAAGGACTCCAGCACTTTGTTAATGGTCATCACATCGTCTAGAGGAGGTGCATCAATAATAACACTTTCTCCTTCTTCTCCTAGCAGAGAAGCGGCGATGATCGGCAGAACTGAGTTTTTGGCTCCGCTGACTTTGACACTCCCGGTCAATCTGTTGCCACCGCGGACGATAAATTTGCTCATCTATGGTTCCCTCCGCGCGTCATTTCTCTTTTCCATTCTGGAAAAAAAGAACATATTCCGCTATTTTCATGCCTTGCTTTTTCATTACATAAAAAAACAAGATTTTACTAATACCCTAACTGCCATCATACCACTGATTAAAACAAGTATACAAGCGTTTTTTGTACTTGACGACCATTGTACTCTAACTGATTCAGCCAGCTATACATGCATGGTTCTTTTGTTTACCATTGTTAACAATATGACGCGATGTTATTCGACAATTCCCGCAGAGACACAGTCATAAGGTCATATAACCCGCCTACTTCATGTTAAAACAAATTCTAGAGCATCTGGCTCCAAGAGATGTAGCTCAACAGGAACCCCGAAACCAACTGTCCCAAAATAATAGCAAGAAACAAGTGCAGCAATCTGCCCTGCGGTCCTTTCGGTTGTCGGATTAACAAATCCAGCTTTAAGCTCTGTAAAGCCCACCAAGCTAATGCTATACAAATGAGCGATACGATCATAGAGATCAGCGCGGTCATACTCGCCGATTGACTTAGCTGTTCTGCCAATTGCTGTTTCCCGTTCAACCTTAATTCCCCCCATCTGCGTCACAGACTTCTTTATAATACTCGGCGAACGCCTAATATGCCAGTGCTATTTCTGTTTTTAGGACATTTATTTCGACAAAATGTGATTAATCACTTCTGTTTCGTGAATTTAAAAGGTACTAAATACCTAGCAGCCAGGCAAGAAATAGGACTGTACATTTGGTAATAACAGCTAAAAAAGAGTCCGATCACAGTGATCGAAGGAAGCAAGGTTCCTCCTCACCCTCTACCGGACATTTTCTGGCAGAAGTTATGAATTGGTCTCCTTGTCGTTCCATCCGTATACTATGCCGAACCCTTTTAAAATTCCACTTAAACTCCAATATTAATTCTTATTGGTTCTGATGCTTGTAGCATTTAGACGGTTAAGCGCCCGTTGCAGAGCTACTTCCGCCCGATGATGATCTATCTGTTCCTGCTTGCTCTGGAGCCGCAGTTCTGCCCGCTCCCTTGCCGCACGGGCACGCTCCACATCAATTTCTTCGGAACGTTCCGCACTCTCAGCCAAAATGACCACTTTATCCTTGCGGACTTCAAGAAAGCCCCCATTGACCGCGATCACTTCAGTTTGACCACCGATTTTAATGCGTATCGGTGCAATCTTCAAGGGAGTGACCAAGGGAAGGTGTCCGGGCAAAATCCCAAGATCGCCTTCCGAGCCGCGAACACTGATGCTGTTTACCTGTTCTGTATAGACCAGGCGCTCCGGCGTCACAATCTCTAGTAAATACGTGCTCACTTGAATCCCTCCTGGAAGCTGTCCGCAGACAGCTCACTTCGTAAGGCTCGGCTAATCTTTGCCTGTATGTTTACAGCGTTTTAGCTTTTTCAACTGCTTCTTCGATGGCTCCTACAAAAAGGAAGGCCGCTTCTGGAAGGTGGTCATACTTGCCTTCCAAAATTTCTTTGAAGCTTCGTACAGTTTCTTTAACCGGCACATATTTACCCGGGAAGCCGTTAAATGTTTCGGCAACGTGGAAAGGTTGAGAAAGGAAACGCTGGATTTTACGTGCACGTGCTACCAACATTTTATCTTCTTCACTCAGCTCATCCATACCCAGGATGGCAATGATATCCTGAAGCTCATTGTAGCGGGCCAAAATTTGTTTTACCCCTTGCGCTACATTGTAATGCTCTTCACCCACAACGTCTGGAGCCAAAATCCGGGAGCTTGATGCAAGTGGATCAACCGCCGGGTAAATACCCATTTCGGAAATTTTACGTTCCAGATTCGTTGTAGCATCCAAATGGGCAAACGTTGTAGCAGGAGCAGGGTCAGTGTAGTCATCCGCAGGCACGTAGATCGCCTGAATGGAAGTAACGGAACCTTTTTTAGTAGAAGTAATCCGTTCTTGCAATTGACCCATCTCAGTAGCCAGCGTAGGCTGGTAACCTACTGCTGAAGGCATACGTCCCAACAGGGCAGAAACCTCAGAACCCGCTTGGGTAAAGCGGAAAATGTTATCAATAAAGAGCAACACGTCACGGCCTTCTTGGTCACGGAAGTATTCCGCCATCGTCAGACCTGTGAGAGCTACACGCAAACGTGCACCCGGAGGCTCGTTCATTTGTCCGAACACCATCGCTGTTTTGTTGATAACGCCGGAATCTCTCATTTCATGGTACAAGTCATTTCCTTCACGTGTGCGTTCACCTACACCCGCAAATACAGAAATACCACCATGCTCCTGAGCGATATTGTTAATCAATTCTTGAATGGTTACGGTTTTACCTACACCAGCACCACCAAACAATCCGACTTTACCACCTTTGGCATAAGGAGCCAGCAAGTCGATAACTTTAATACCCGTTTCGAGCATCTCTGCTTGAGTTGTCAGCTCATCGAAAGAAGGAGCTTGACGGTGAATTGGGTTTCTAGCCGTTTCACTCATATCAGCACCATTATCAATTGGCGTTCCAAGTACGTTAAATACGCGTCCAAGAGTTGCTTCGCCGACAGGTACTGAAATAGGTGCTCCCAGATCTATGGCTTCAGCTCCACGAACCAAACCATCTGTGGAAGACATGGCAATACAACGCACACGGTTGTCACCTAGATGTTTTGAAGCTTCGAGCGTCAGGTCAATTTTGACTCCGCTCTCCAGCACAGTCCCAATATGAATGGCATTCAGGATTTCCGGAAGTTGTCCACGTTCAAACTCAACGTCGACAACCGGACCCATGATGCTCACTACGCGTCCTTTGTTCATCTTTTGGTTTCCCTCCTACAAGCTTGCACAGCCGCAAATCCGAACCACTCTGATTTGTTTTGCGCCCGCAATTTATCATAATAGTGTAGACTCTGCTATAAAACAGTCGCTATAAGCCTGATTAAGACTGAGCACTTGCTCCTGCAACGATTTCCGTAATTTCCTGGGTAATAGCCGCTTGACGAGCACGGTTATAGGTCAAGGAAAGCTCACCAATTAACTTGGAAGCATTCTTCGTAGCAGATCCCATTGCCGTCATCTTCGCTCCCAGTTCACTAGCTTTACCATCCAGCAAAGCGCCGTAAATGAGCGTTTCCGCGTAACGTGGCAGCAATACTTCCAGCACTCCTTCTGGTGAAGGCTCATACTCATAGTTAATTGAGGATGAAGCTGTAGCTGAATCCGGTGTCGCCATTGGTAACAGACGGTCAACTGTTGGAATTTGAGTCAATGCGTTGACAAAGCGGTTATAGCATAGATAAAGCTCATCAAATTCTTTAAGTTCAAAGCCTTGTACAGCCTTGCTTGCAATCGTTTTGATATCTGCAAAAGCAGGTGTATCCGACAGATCTGTTACCGATTCAGCGATAGGAAATTCACGACGTCTAAAATAATCCCGTCCTTTTCGCCCAATGATGAAAATCACAAATTCATCCTGTGAACGGTGACGTTCAGAAATCGTCTGCGTAACCTGTCGTAAAATATTGGCGTTATAACCACCAGCCAGACCACGATCAGATGTAATGATGAGATAAGCAGTCTTTTTAACCGGACGCGTTTCCAGCATTGGATGCTTGATGTTATTCGCTCCAGAAGCAATGCTACTCACAACTTCCTTAAGCTTTTCCGAGTAAGGACGAGCCGACTCCGCTTTCTCCTGAGCTTTTCTCAGCTTGGATGCAGCGACCATTTCCATCGCTTTCGTGATCTGCTTCGTACTCTGCACACTTTTAATCTGACGTTTAATCTCGCGCATACCTTTTGCC
The Paenibacillus peoriae DNA segment above includes these coding regions:
- a CDS encoding F0F1 ATP synthase subunit epsilon; translated protein: MSTYLLEIVTPERLVYTEQVNSISVRGSEGDLGILPGHLPLVTPLKIAPIRIKIGGQTEVIAVNGGFLEVRKDKVVILAESAERSEEIDVERARAARERAELRLQSKQEQIDHHRAEVALQRALNRLNATSIRTNKN
- the atpD gene encoding F0F1 ATP synthase subunit beta, which encodes MNKGRVVSIMGPVVDVEFERGQLPEILNAIHIGTVLESGVKIDLTLEASKHLGDNRVRCIAMSSTDGLVRGAEAIDLGAPISVPVGEATLGRVFNVLGTPIDNGADMSETARNPIHRQAPSFDELTTQAEMLETGIKVIDLLAPYAKGGKVGLFGGAGVGKTVTIQELINNIAQEHGGISVFAGVGERTREGNDLYHEMRDSGVINKTAMVFGQMNEPPGARLRVALTGLTMAEYFRDQEGRDVLLFIDNIFRFTQAGSEVSALLGRMPSAVGYQPTLATEMGQLQERITSTKKGSVTSIQAIYVPADDYTDPAPATTFAHLDATTNLERKISEMGIYPAVDPLASSSRILAPDVVGEEHYNVAQGVKQILARYNELQDIIAILGMDELSEEDKMLVARARKIQRFLSQPFHVAETFNGFPGKYVPVKETVRSFKEILEGKYDHLPEAAFLFVGAIEEAVEKAKTL
- the murA gene encoding UDP-N-acetylglucosamine 1-carboxyvinyltransferase translates to MSKFIVRGGNRLTGSVKVSGAKNSVLPIIAASLLGEEGESVIIDAPPLDDVMTINKVLESLGAGVTYQDEVIRVDARKIISCEAPYEWVRKMRASFLVMGPLLTRLGRTRISLPGGCAIGTRPIDQHLKGFEALGAEISLGQGFIEAKSNGRLRGAKVYLDVASVGATENIMMAATLAEGVTTIENAAKEPEIVDLANFLNGMGAKVRGAGTGVIRIEGVEKLHGVKHTVIPDRVEAGTYMVAAAITGGNVYVEGAISDHLGPVISKMEEMGVTIQPDENGIRVIADKPLKAVDVKTLPYPGFPTDMQSQMMALQLAAEGTSIITETVFENRFMHVDEFHLMNAEIKVEGRSAIVTGNAKLTGAKVTSTDLRAGAALILTGLIAEGTTEVSGVHHIDRGYVHLAEKLTGLGADIYRVTVEESKLDHSPSTERVMPEEASGNLFKKIQPSLA
- the atpG gene encoding ATP synthase F1 subunit gamma — encoded protein: MAKGMREIKRQIKSVQSTKQITKAMEMVAASKLRKAQEKAESARPYSEKLKEVVSSIASGANNIKHPMLETRPVKKTAYLIITSDRGLAGGYNANILRQVTQTISERHRSQDEFVIFIIGRKGRDYFRRREFPIAESVTDLSDTPAFADIKTIASKAVQGFELKEFDELYLCYNRFVNALTQIPTVDRLLPMATPDSATASSSINYEYEPSPEGVLEVLLPRYAETLIYGALLDGKASELGAKMTAMGSATKNASKLIGELSLTYNRARQAAITQEITEIVAGASAQS
- a CDS encoding DUF1146 family protein, which codes for MNGKQQLAEQLSQSASMTALISMIVSLICIALAWWALQSLKLDLLIRQPKGPQGRLLHLFLAIILGQLVSGFLLSYISWSQML